In the Topomyia yanbarensis strain Yona2022 chromosome 3, ASM3024719v1, whole genome shotgun sequence genome, one interval contains:
- the LOC131686990 gene encoding uncharacterized protein LOC131686990, with translation MEVMFDYFEQLNGTDILESNARVKKFNRSSAVLDGTFNLKIPMDDSFKIKMDFYHSPKGNQQFNYYPLKLPLTGVCAYIKSAWKEYMSHLQSMIDNLPEVDECPFSPREVRFTNLLYPQETVPEFAPTGLWKIYLTIQSDTGEGLCLLVLVKLYNGEFFG, from the exons ATGGAAGTCATGTTCGATTACTTTGAGCAATTGAACGGGACTGACATTCTGGAATCCAACGCTCGCGTTAAAAAGTTCAACCGCTCATCGGCGGTTCTGGATGGTACTTTTAACCTGAAAATCCCAATGGATGATTCATTCAAA ATTAAGATGGACTTTTATCATAGTCCGAAAGGCAATCAGCAATTCAATTACTACCCGTTGAAATTACCACTGACTGGAGTATGTGCATATATCAAGTCTGCTTGGAAAGAGTATATGTCGCATCTTCAAAGCATGATAGATAATTTGCCGGAGGTCGATGAATGCCCTTTCTCACCTAGGGAAGTGCGTTTCACTAATCTGTTGTACCCGCAAGAAACAGTTCCCGAATTTGCTCCAACTGGACTGTGGAAGATATATCTCACAATACAATCAGACACTGGCGAGGGGCTTTGTTTGCTGGTGCTGGTTAAGCTGTACAACGGTGAATTTTTCGGATGA